In Cryptomeria japonica chromosome 10, Sugi_1.0, whole genome shotgun sequence, a genomic segment contains:
- the LOC131049625 gene encoding light-sensor Protein kinase codes for MNCFILVNTGEVFALHMHDLAWSLLCLDLALLCPIEEWNDTFYLGEFRDKIGNFFAEMSDLHLEQFGFRFQDYWLQLMACNQTAAKAWNFKQKNKIGVLQFMERKLSKTIRTECKVESTTDISTGPQIRAKDLTKKKSIGEGSFGKVYEGSWLGHRVAIKDIPIDARDLFDTETKVLAKLESPFIVQLIGTCIEGSLCYIVMELVSSSLDKLLTNSGGRAPVALPVAVDMMLQISRGMEYLHRQGIMHMDLKASNVLIQPSEVPEFREQGYGRVKLCDFGMASLRLSNFRCEDPKGTCYWRAPEVFPFPNLPLQEIDTLEKYTYKADVYSFAMTWYEILTGKQPFLSVHPKDLYRMIVGAKDRFCSGPHVQLC; via the coding sequence ATGAATTGTTTTATACTGGTTAACACGGGTGAGGTCTTCGCCCTGCACATGCACGACCTTGCTTGGTCTCTTCTTTGCTTAGATTTAGCTCTTCTGTGCCCCATTGAAGAATGGAATGATACATTCTACCTAGGAGAATTCCGCGACAAAATCGGTAACTTCTTTGCAGAAATGTCTGATTTACATTTAGAACAATTTGGCTTTAGGTTTCAAGACTACTGGCTCCAACTCATGGCTTGTAATCAAACGGCTGCCAAGGCTTggaattttaaacaaaaaaataaaattggggtTTTACAATTCATGGAGAGGAAGCTGTCAAAAACCATCAGGACTGAGTGTAAAGTTGAATCTACAACTGATATATCTACTGGGCCGCAGATCCGTGCCAAAGATTTAACCAAAAAGAAAAGTATAGGAGAGGGATCTTTTGGGAAAGTGTACGAGGGGTCATGGCTAGGGCATAGGGTTGCTATAAAAGACATTCCAATAGATGCTCGTGATCTGTTTGACACGGAGACTAAAGTTCTTGCCAAGCTAGAGAGCCCTTTCATTGTCCAGTTGATAGGCACATGTATTGAGGGAAGTCTTTGCTATATTGTTATGGAATTGGTCAGCTCCAGCTTGGACAAACTACTTACTAATTCTGGAGGCAGAGCACCCGTGGCGCTCCCTGTTGCAGTGGATATGATGCTTCAAATTTCGAGGGGAATGGAATACCTTCACCGCCAGGGGATCATGCACATGGATCTGAAAGCTTCTAATGTTCTCATACAGCCCTCTGAAGTTCCAGAATTCAGAGAGCAAGGCTATGGGCGAGTTAAGCTGTGCGACTTTGGAATGGCAAGTTTGAGGCTATCCAATTTTCGGTGTGAAGATCCAAAGGGAACATGTTACTGGAGGGCGCCTGAAGTTTTTCCCTTCCCAAATTTACCGCTCCAAGAAATTGATACTCTAGAGAAGTATACCTATAAAGCAGATGTATACAGCTTTGCTATGACTTGGTATGAGATTTTGACAGGGAAGCAGCCTTTCCTTAGTGTACATCCCAAAGATTTGTACCGAATGATTGTGGGAGCAAAAGACCGATTTTGCAGCGGACCTCATGTCCAGCTGTGTTAG